In Pseudomonas deceptionensis, a single window of DNA contains:
- the hflK gene encoding protease modulator HflK, with protein MNQEPEATKGASSPWQQAGRLAFLGLYAVTVFAAVAWGFSNVRQIDPQNRAVVLRMGALDRIQNAGLLLAWPRPFEQVVIVPAADRVSERRIDNLMRSDAALQADRVATFATPINDALAGSGYLLTGDAGVVQLDVRVFYNVTEPYAFVLQGEHVLPALDRLVTRSAVALTAARDLDTILVARPELIGSDSQAAERRERLRGDLVQGINQQLAALSTTGQSLGLEVVRVDVQSSLPGPAVNAFNAVLTASQHAEQAVAAARNEAAKVTQSATQQADRSVEQAQAQASERLAKAQADTSTIINLAKVQQAGNDPGLMLRLYRERMPRILSQAGSVTSVDPEDDSRLIIQGAEQ; from the coding sequence ATGAATCAGGAACCTGAAGCGACAAAAGGGGCCAGCAGCCCATGGCAACAGGCCGGGCGCCTGGCTTTTTTGGGCTTGTATGCCGTGACGGTTTTCGCGGCGGTGGCGTGGGGGTTTTCCAACGTGCGCCAGATCGATCCGCAAAATCGTGCGGTGGTGTTACGCATGGGCGCGCTGGATCGCATTCAAAATGCCGGCTTGTTGCTGGCGTGGCCAAGGCCCTTCGAGCAAGTGGTGATCGTCCCTGCTGCAGACCGCGTGAGTGAGCGCAGGATAGATAACCTCATGCGCTCAGATGCCGCGCTGCAGGCCGACCGGGTGGCGACATTTGCTACGCCGATCAACGATGCACTGGCCGGCTCCGGGTATCTGCTGACGGGCGATGCGGGTGTGGTGCAACTGGATGTGCGGGTGTTTTACAACGTCACCGAACCCTATGCCTTTGTGCTGCAAGGTGAGCACGTATTGCCTGCGCTGGACCGTCTGGTAACGCGCAGCGCGGTAGCCCTCACGGCCGCCCGGGATCTGGACACGATCCTGGTGGCTCGCCCCGAACTGATTGGCAGCGACAGCCAGGCGGCCGAACGCCGCGAGCGTCTGCGCGGTGATCTGGTGCAGGGTATCAATCAACAACTTGCCGCCCTGAGTACGACAGGCCAGAGCCTTGGCCTGGAAGTGGTGCGCGTGGATGTGCAATCCAGTTTGCCGGGCCCTGCGGTCAATGCCTTCAACGCGGTACTGACTGCCAGCCAGCACGCCGAACAAGCGGTGGCCGCGGCCCGTAACGAAGCTGCCAAAGTCACCCAGTCGGCCACCCAACAAGCCGACCGCAGTGTCGAGCAGGCGCAGGCTCAAGCCAGTGAGCGCCTGGCCAAGGCGCAGGCGGATACGTCCACCATCATCAATTTGGCCAAGGTGCAGCAGGCCGGTAATGACCCGGGCCTGATGTTGCGTCTGTACCGCGAACGCATGCCGAGGATTTTGAGCCAGGCCGGCTCTGTCACCAGCGTTGATCCTGAAGATGATTCCCGCCTGATTATTCAGGGAGCCGAACAATGA
- a CDS encoding LysR substrate-binding domain-containing protein: MLYTNALRQLDMQDISIVLLLIENRSAKRVSEILNLSQSSISYSLKKLRHCFDDKLFESSEGAMQPTARVLAMKPYLQNIMQCINQCAIEGAGQSSVPRQWNITAPEYFEILMLPTLLQQVRSTGRNWSLSMSRLGKDLPINELLASDIDVCFGFGPGYHQRHPLLNYRSLNEDAFVCLSSVPKHQPKTALDIDEFCETPQIFPTPWLSEKNMVDGWLEKQSRRRTILTRANSYHAGVNILLAVPALIVVPEKIVATLNVSPKIKMLKPPAGFPTFTLDMIWSRERNIHSDFHQLEALIEKIKI; the protein is encoded by the coding sequence ATGCTGTACACCAATGCTCTGAGACAGTTGGATATGCAGGATATTTCGATTGTTTTGTTGTTGATCGAAAACCGCAGCGCCAAGCGGGTTTCAGAAATTTTAAATCTCAGTCAGTCGAGTATCAGTTACAGCCTGAAAAAACTCAGACACTGTTTCGACGACAAACTGTTCGAAAGCAGTGAGGGCGCCATGCAACCTACAGCGCGGGTGCTGGCGATGAAGCCTTATCTGCAAAACATCATGCAGTGCATTAACCAATGCGCCATAGAAGGGGCGGGGCAGAGCAGTGTGCCGCGTCAGTGGAATATCACGGCCCCCGAATATTTTGAAATCCTGATGTTGCCCACGCTGTTGCAGCAGGTGCGTTCAACCGGGCGCAATTGGTCGCTGAGCATGAGCCGTTTGGGCAAGGATTTGCCGATCAATGAGTTGCTGGCCTCAGACATCGATGTCTGCTTTGGCTTCGGCCCGGGATATCACCAGCGACACCCGTTATTGAATTACCGCAGCCTGAATGAAGATGCTTTTGTGTGCTTGTCCAGTGTGCCAAAACATCAGCCGAAAACTGCTTTGGATATCGACGAGTTTTGTGAAACCCCTCAAATATTTCCAACACCTTGGTTGTCGGAAAAAAACATGGTGGATGGCTGGCTGGAGAAGCAGTCCCGCAGGCGAACTATTTTAACCCGCGCCAATTCCTATCATGCGGGGGTCAATATTTTATTGGCGGTACCTGCACTGATCGTTGTTCCGGAAAAAATAGTGGCGACGCTAAATGTTTCACCCAAAATAAAAATGCTTAAACCGCCAGCTGGTTTTCCGACATTTACTCTGGACATGATCTGGAGCCGAGAAAGAAATATCCACAGCGATTTTCATCAGCTGGAAGCGTTGATTGAAAAAATAAAAATATGA
- the hflC gene encoding protease modulator HflC gives MSQSHDHSGHHHGCSHHGHHAHGDDHEPSPFPWRRMGWAALLVLFAIAAASLVQVRSGEATVITRFGNPARVLLEPGLGWRWPAPFEVSVPVDLRLRTTSSGLQDVGTRDGLRIIVQAYVAWQVQPDAENVQRFMRAVQNQPDEAARQIRTFVGSALETTAASFDLSSLVNTDASQVRIADFEAQLRQQIEQQLLSTYGVRVLQVGVERLTLPSVTLTATVDRMRAERETIATERTAVGKREAAQIRSAAERDARILQADASIKAADIEAQSRVEAAQIYGRAYASSPELYNELRSLDTLGTMVNPGTKIILRTDAAPFRVLVDGPPKLDAKAGSQP, from the coding sequence TTGTCTCAATCTCACGATCACAGCGGCCATCATCATGGCTGTTCACACCACGGCCATCACGCTCATGGTGACGACCACGAGCCGAGCCCGTTCCCGTGGCGACGCATGGGCTGGGCCGCGCTGCTGGTGCTGTTTGCCATCGCCGCTGCCAGCCTGGTGCAAGTACGCTCCGGTGAAGCGACGGTCATCACCCGCTTTGGCAACCCGGCCCGGGTGTTGCTAGAACCGGGGTTGGGCTGGCGCTGGCCGGCACCTTTTGAAGTCAGCGTACCGGTGGATTTGCGTTTGCGTACCACTTCCAGCGGTTTGCAGGACGTGGGCACCCGCGATGGTTTGCGGATTATTGTGCAGGCCTATGTCGCGTGGCAGGTGCAGCCCGATGCCGAGAATGTGCAGCGATTCATGCGCGCGGTGCAGAACCAGCCAGACGAAGCTGCCCGGCAGATTCGTACCTTTGTCGGCTCGGCACTGGAAACCACGGCCGCCAGTTTTGATCTCTCAAGCCTGGTGAACACTGATGCCAGCCAGGTCAGAATTGCCGACTTCGAAGCGCAACTGCGCCAGCAGATCGAACAGCAACTGCTCAGTACTTACGGGGTACGCGTACTGCAAGTGGGTGTCGAACGGCTGACGTTGCCCTCGGTGACGCTCACGGCCACCGTTGACCGTATGCGCGCTGAGCGCGAGACCATCGCCACTGAGCGCACCGCCGTTGGCAAACGTGAAGCGGCGCAGATACGTTCAGCCGCCGAACGCGATGCGCGGATTCTCCAGGCGGATGCCAGCATCAAGGCTGCCGATATTGAAGCCCAGTCGCGGGTCGAAGCGGCGCAGATTTACGGCCGCGCTTATGCCAGTTCGCCCGAGCTGTACAACGAACTGCGCTCGCTCGATACGCTGGGCACGATGGTTAACCCGGGGACAAAAATCATTTTGCGTACCGATGCAGCGCCGTTTCGTGTACTGGTCGACGGCCCGCCGAAGCTGGATGCCAAGGCTGGATCGCAGCCATGA
- the hflK gene encoding protease modulator HflK: MRVDLDAEEERLESLPRFQSASAQASQLYQLSAVLAVLVILAWALAFSIGLFSSESLWPVLLNNNAAALLVLGAGAQSAYWVARWRREALNPAPEVFQDEPDEQPEGIERLNQRINTGAQRLLATIGEPVLWLAGVGGAAWWSVQHTWSLALPGYAMGAWGSIAAGLAIALAFALLVFERYLAQQLPAQWPEAHVLAPLARVPILTFLLSAVCLLFSSDDALWPARLAVLTGLLPAAVAIELILRAVAALFSPRRDKLEPRMIAQSFVAGMLRWPPQPLLALQHELHNRFGIDLRQIWAFTYMRKAFFPVLAVVVAVGWVLSGVNEIPLQGRGIYERFGKPVDVLGPGLHAGLPWPLGRVLAVENGVVHELATSTESTIDPLLTPADGLPPLTANRLWDATHVNDKSQVIASDSGDRQGFQIVNMDVRFVYRIGLSDRAAMAATYHSDDVPTLIRSTASRILVHDFASRTLDGVLGEQRSALADDIGRAVQADLDTLDSGVEILATVVEAIHPPAGAANAYHGVQAAQISAQALIARERGAASEQTNVAQLQASVALDQAHALAREVNATAQTADLRFGAEQKAYASAGHAFLLEQYLSQLSLGLNNARLLILDHRLGGSSAPTLDLRSFTLPADPVAPRKAAQ; this comes from the coding sequence ATGCGCGTCGATTTAGATGCCGAGGAGGAGAGGCTTGAGTCTTTGCCTCGTTTTCAAAGTGCCTCTGCACAGGCCAGCCAGCTCTATCAACTGAGTGCAGTGCTGGCGGTTTTAGTGATTTTGGCGTGGGCGCTGGCCTTTTCCATTGGGCTGTTCTCATCGGAGTCGCTGTGGCCGGTGCTGCTTAATAACAATGCGGCAGCTCTGCTGGTGCTGGGGGCTGGTGCTCAATCGGCCTATTGGGTGGCACGTTGGCGTCGCGAGGCACTCAACCCTGCGCCTGAAGTGTTCCAGGACGAACCCGACGAACAACCCGAAGGTATTGAACGCTTGAACCAGCGGATCAATACAGGGGCACAACGCCTGTTAGCCACGATCGGTGAGCCGGTGTTGTGGCTGGCCGGTGTGGGCGGCGCTGCGTGGTGGAGCGTGCAACACACCTGGAGCCTGGCATTGCCGGGCTACGCGATGGGTGCGTGGGGCAGTATCGCGGCAGGGCTCGCCATTGCGCTCGCATTTGCGCTGCTGGTGTTCGAGCGTTATCTGGCACAGCAGTTACCTGCGCAATGGCCGGAAGCACACGTGCTCGCGCCGTTGGCTCGCGTCCCGATTCTGACTTTTTTACTGAGCGCCGTTTGCCTGTTATTCAGCAGCGACGATGCGCTGTGGCCAGCCCGTTTGGCCGTGTTGACGGGGCTGCTGCCTGCCGCTGTGGCGATTGAGTTGATCCTGCGTGCGGTGGCGGCGTTGTTCAGTCCGCGTCGCGACAAGCTCGAACCACGGATGATTGCCCAAAGTTTTGTTGCGGGCATGTTGCGTTGGCCGCCTCAACCATTGCTGGCGCTGCAGCACGAACTGCATAACCGCTTTGGTATCGACCTGCGTCAAATCTGGGCGTTTACGTACATGCGTAAAGCGTTCTTCCCGGTGCTGGCGGTGGTGGTTGCGGTCGGCTGGGTACTGAGCGGCGTGAATGAAATCCCGCTTCAAGGTCGCGGGATTTATGAGCGCTTCGGTAAACCGGTTGACGTGTTGGGGCCGGGACTGCACGCCGGTTTGCCTTGGCCATTGGGCCGGGTATTGGCGGTCGAAAATGGTGTGGTGCATGAATTGGCGACCAGCACTGAATCGACCATCGATCCGTTGCTCACGCCTGCCGATGGCTTGCCACCGCTTACGGCCAACCGGTTGTGGGACGCCACCCATGTGAATGACAAGTCTCAGGTGATTGCCAGCGACAGCGGCGACAGGCAGGGCTTTCAAATCGTCAACATGGACGTGCGTTTTGTGTACCGCATTGGCCTGAGTGACCGTGCTGCCATGGCCGCCACTTATCACAGCGATGACGTCCCGACGCTGATCCGCAGTACCGCAAGTCGCATTCTGGTCCACGACTTTGCCTCGCGCACACTCGATGGTGTGCTCGGTGAACAGCGCAGCGCGTTGGCCGATGACATCGGTCGCGCCGTCCAGGCTGATCTGGATACGCTCGACAGCGGGGTCGAAATTCTGGCCACCGTGGTTGAAGCCATTCATCCACCGGCCGGTGCAGCCAATGCGTATCACGGTGTCCAGGCTGCCCAAATCAGTGCGCAGGCCTTGATTGCCCGTGAGCGGGGGGCCGCCAGTGAACAAACCAACGTGGCGCAATTGCAGGCCAGTGTCGCGCTGGACCAGGCCCATGCATTGGCACGTGAAGTGAACGCTACCGCACAGACGGCGGATCTGCGTTTTGGCGCTGAACAAAAAGCCTACGCCAGCGCCGGCCATGCGTTTTTGCTTGAGCAGTATTTAAGCCAGTTAAGCCTGGGACTGAACAACGCCAGATTGCTGATCCTCGACCATCGCCTCGGGGGCAGCAGTGCGCCGACCCTCGATCTGCGTTCTTTCACGCTGCCGGCCGATCCTGTCGCGCCGCGTAAAGCTGCTCAGTAA
- a CDS encoding bifunctional GNAT family N-acetyltransferase/nucleoside diphosphate kinase regulator, with protein MSIAVKGFHPLHISVVKMNKPFISLCPEITRAHALTLMDWLEDERVTCYLSDSRHVSRSIEQVIDRTQLPILTHLFNQGGRFFMAYDRHDAPVGFVRLIKTGSNCEIVLVIGDSDKWGRNLGARTIREGMKLAFLDMRAKKLIAKIHPDNARSLKAFLRSGFVLESETPTLKSFSMTAKHYLQLLREGTVGDSTRIYITEIDKARLESLIALEQGPVVVELEHELERAIVVKPQQVASNVVTMNSRALLQLDDEEIEVALVYPEDADSNAGKHSVYSDIGAAILGYQEGDSIDWRISDRTRRIEIRKVLYQPEAAGDFHL; from the coding sequence ATGAGCATAGCCGTGAAGGGCTTCCATCCTTTACATATAAGTGTGGTCAAGATGAACAAGCCTTTCATTTCTCTGTGCCCTGAAATTACTCGTGCGCACGCGTTAACGTTGATGGATTGGTTGGAGGATGAACGCGTCACCTGCTATCTGAGCGATTCGCGTCATGTCTCCCGCTCCATCGAACAAGTCATCGATCGGACTCAATTGCCGATCCTGACCCATCTATTCAACCAGGGCGGCCGATTCTTCATGGCCTATGACCGGCATGACGCTCCGGTGGGCTTTGTCCGTCTAATCAAGACCGGCTCAAATTGCGAGATAGTCCTGGTCATCGGAGACAGCGACAAATGGGGCCGAAACCTTGGCGCCCGCACGATCCGCGAAGGTATGAAACTGGCCTTTCTCGACATGCGGGCAAAGAAACTCATCGCCAAGATCCACCCGGACAACGCACGCTCGCTGAAAGCCTTTCTGCGCAGCGGCTTTGTGCTTGAGAGCGAAACGCCGACATTGAAGTCATTTTCCATGACGGCGAAGCACTATCTCCAGCTCTTGCGCGAAGGTACCGTTGGCGACTCCACCAGGATCTACATCACTGAAATCGACAAAGCCAGGCTCGAGAGTCTAATCGCGCTCGAGCAAGGCCCGGTCGTTGTTGAACTCGAACATGAGCTTGAGCGAGCCATTGTCGTCAAGCCGCAGCAGGTGGCGAGCAATGTCGTCACGATGAACTCCAGGGCCTTGCTGCAGCTGGACGACGAAGAGATCGAAGTGGCCTTGGTCTACCCTGAAGACGCGGACAGCAACGCAGGGAAGCATTCCGTGTATTCCGACATTGGCGCCGCCATCCTGGGCTATCAGGAGGGGGATTCCATCGACTGGCGAATTTCTGATAGGACCCGCCGGATTGAGATCAGGAAAGTGCTTTACCAGCCGGAAGCTGCGGGCGATTTCCACCTGTAA
- a CDS encoding serine hydrolase domain-containing protein — protein sequence MFKHFFKPARTSAVFLFSCLAASVACAGDKTTYPDAAASDPKTMGWMVGAPPPPDRIVRFADGSYFNFPAMRWSVSNFRQLMPTTNVSRGLGDPVPLASALRTDIDGLTFVPLGSKQPMTWEQSLAANYTDGIVVLHRGKIIYERYFGVLNPEGQHAAMSMTKSVVGTMGAMLVADGTLDANKKIAEYVPELAKSAFGNATLRQVLDMTTGLKYSEDYADPNAEVWKHAQAGNPLPKPKDYTGPQSYMEYLQTVEPQGEHGEAFAYKTVNTDVLGWVLARVTGKNVAQLMSEKIWQRIGAEQDAYFTVDSIGTPFAGGGLNTGLRDMARFGEMIRNDGQYLGQQIVPKAVVDEIRAGGDKSAFSKAGYDLLKGSSYRNMWWVTHNADGAFMARGVYGQRTYIDPKAEMVIVRYASNPIASNSANDPVTIPAFEALAKQLIDHPQ from the coding sequence ATGTTTAAACATTTTTTCAAACCCGCCCGCACCAGCGCGGTTTTTTTATTTTCTTGCCTGGCGGCTTCGGTTGCCTGCGCTGGCGACAAAACCACTTACCCCGATGCCGCTGCCAGTGATCCCAAAACCATGGGCTGGATGGTCGGTGCGCCACCACCTCCTGATCGCATCGTACGTTTTGCCGACGGCAGTTATTTTAATTTTCCGGCCATGCGCTGGAGTGTTTCCAATTTTCGCCAATTGATGCCCACCACCAATGTTTCCCGTGGCTTGGGTGATCCCGTGCCGCTGGCCAGCGCCTTGCGTACGGATATCGACGGTTTGACCTTTGTGCCATTGGGCAGCAAGCAACCAATGACTTGGGAGCAGTCACTGGCGGCTAATTACACCGACGGTATTGTGGTACTGCACCGCGGAAAAATTATTTATGAGCGTTACTTCGGCGTGTTGAACCCCGAAGGCCAGCACGCCGCAATGTCGATGACTAAATCGGTGGTGGGCACCATGGGCGCGATGCTGGTGGCTGATGGCACGCTGGATGCCAATAAAAAAATTGCAGAGTATGTTCCGGAGCTGGCCAAGTCGGCTTTTGGCAACGCCACCTTGCGTCAGGTGCTGGACATGACCACCGGGCTCAAATACAGCGAAGATTATGCCGACCCGAATGCTGAAGTCTGGAAGCACGCACAGGCCGGGAACCCGCTGCCTAAACCCAAGGATTACACCGGCCCGCAAAGCTACATGGAGTATTTGCAGACGGTTGAACCCCAGGGCGAGCACGGTGAAGCGTTCGCTTATAAAACAGTGAATACCGATGTGCTGGGTTGGGTGCTTGCGCGGGTAACCGGAAAAAATGTCGCACAACTAATGTCTGAAAAAATCTGGCAGCGTATCGGCGCTGAACAGGATGCGTATTTCACCGTCGACTCCATTGGAACGCCTTTCGCAGGCGGTGGCCTGAATACCGGGCTGCGTGATATGGCGCGCTTTGGCGAGATGATCCGCAATGATGGCCAGTATCTGGGCCAACAAATCGTGCCTAAAGCGGTGGTGGATGAAATTCGTGCCGGCGGTGACAAGTCGGCCTTTTCCAAGGCTGGTTATGACCTGCTCAAAGGCAGCAGTTATCGCAATATGTGGTGGGTGACGCACAACGCCGACGGTGCTTTCATGGCGCGTGGTGTGTACGGCCAACGCACCTACATCGACCCCAAAGCCGAGATGGTGATTGTGCGTTATGCGTCCAACCCGATTGCCAGCAATTCAGCGAACGACCCGGTGACCATTCCGGCGTTTGAGGCCCTGGCCAAACAGTTGATCGATCACCCGCAGTAA
- the glmS gene encoding glutamine--fructose-6-phosphate transaminase (isomerizing), giving the protein MCGIVGAVAERNITAILLEGLKRLEYRGYDSAGVAVFTNNGTLERTRRNGKVAELEQALAGEPLAGRLGIAHTRWATHGAPCERNAHPHFSGSDLAVVHNGIIENHEALRAQLKGLGYEFTSDTDTEVIAHLLNHKLKDNSDLTAALKATVKELHGAYGLAVISAKQPDRLVAARSGSPLVIGLGLGENFLASDQLALRQVTDRFMYLEEGDIAEIHRDSVQIWDVNGQSVQREAVQYSDGAEAADKGEYRHYMLKEIHEQPAVVQRTLENRLGQDHVLVQAFGPQAKELFAKVRNVQIVACGTSYHAGMVARYWLESLAGIPCQVEVASEFRYRKVVVQPDTLFVSISQSGETADTLAALRNAKELGFLGSLAICNVGISSLVRESDLTLLTQAGREIGVASTKAFTTQLVGLLLLTLSLGQVRGTLEAGVEAQLVEELRRLPARLGEALAMDSIIEKVAELFADKHHTLFLGRGAQFPVAMEGALKLKEISYIHAEAYPAGELKHGPLALVDNDMPVVTVAPNNELLEKLKSNLQEVRARGGELIVFADEQAGMTNGEGTHVINMPHIHDVLAPILYTIPLQLLSYYVAVLKGTDVDQPRNLAKSVTVE; this is encoded by the coding sequence ATGTGCGGAATCGTTGGCGCAGTCGCTGAACGTAATATCACGGCCATTCTGTTGGAAGGCCTGAAACGTCTTGAATACCGTGGCTATGACAGTGCAGGCGTTGCTGTTTTCACCAACAACGGGACCCTGGAGCGCACGCGTCGCAACGGTAAAGTTGCCGAGCTGGAACAAGCGCTGGCCGGTGAACCCCTGGCAGGGCGTCTGGGTATTGCCCATACTCGTTGGGCAACCCACGGCGCGCCGTGCGAGCGTAACGCTCACCCACATTTCTCCGGTTCCGATCTGGCCGTGGTACACAACGGCATCATCGAAAACCACGAAGCCCTGCGTGCGCAACTTAAAGGCCTGGGTTACGAATTTACTTCGGACACTGACACCGAAGTCATTGCCCACCTGCTCAATCACAAACTCAAAGACAACAGCGACCTGACCGCGGCCCTCAAAGCCACCGTTAAAGAATTGCACGGTGCGTATGGCCTGGCCGTGATCAGCGCCAAACAACCGGATCGCCTGGTAGCTGCACGTAGCGGCAGCCCGCTGGTGATTGGCTTGGGCCTGGGTGAAAACTTCCTGGCCTCCGACCAATTGGCACTGCGCCAAGTGACTGACCGCTTCATGTACCTGGAAGAAGGCGACATCGCTGAAATCCATCGTGACAGCGTGCAGATCTGGGATGTGAATGGCCAAAGCGTTCAGCGTGAAGCCGTGCAATACAGTGATGGCGCCGAAGCTGCTGACAAGGGCGAATATCGCCACTACATGCTCAAGGAAATCCACGAGCAGCCAGCTGTAGTACAACGCACTCTGGAAAACCGTCTGGGTCAGGACCACGTACTGGTACAAGCCTTCGGTCCACAGGCGAAAGAATTGTTCGCCAAAGTACGCAATGTTCAGATCGTTGCCTGTGGTACCAGCTACCACGCGGGCATGGTTGCCCGTTACTGGCTCGAAAGCCTGGCCGGTATTCCATGCCAGGTCGAAGTGGCCAGCGAGTTCCGCTACCGCAAAGTTGTGGTGCAGCCGGATACCCTGTTTGTTTCGATCTCACAGTCGGGCGAAACCGCTGACACCCTCGCCGCACTGCGTAATGCAAAAGAACTGGGCTTCCTTGGCAGCCTGGCGATTTGCAACGTAGGTATCAGCTCGCTGGTGCGTGAGTCTGACCTGACGCTGCTGACCCAAGCCGGTCGTGAAATTGGCGTGGCTTCCACCAAAGCGTTCACCACCCAGCTGGTTGGCTTGCTGCTGTTGACCCTGTCCCTGGGCCAGGTTCGCGGCACCCTGGAAGCAGGCGTTGAAGCACAACTGGTTGAAGAGCTGCGTCGTTTGCCTGCGCGTTTGGGTGAAGCCCTGGCGATGGATTCGATTATCGAAAAAGTGGCCGAGCTGTTCGCCGACAAGCACCACACCCTGTTCCTGGGCCGTGGCGCTCAGTTCCCGGTGGCAATGGAAGGTGCACTCAAGCTCAAAGAAATTTCGTACATCCATGCTGAAGCGTATCCAGCGGGCGAGTTGAAGCACGGCCCTCTGGCGCTTGTGGATAACGACATGCCGGTGGTTACCGTTGCGCCGAACAATGAGCTGTTGGAAAAACTGAAATCCAACCTGCAAGAAGTGCGTGCCCGTGGTGGTGAGTTGATCGTGTTTGCCGATGAGCAAGCCGGTATGACCAATGGCGAAGGCACCCATGTGATCAACATGCCGCACATCCACGATGTGCTGGCGCCGATTCTCTACACTATCCCGCTGCAATTGCTGTCTTACTACGTGGCCGTGCTCAAGGGCACCGACGTAGACCAGCCGCGTAACCTGGCCAAATCCGTCACTGTGGAATAA
- a CDS encoding DeoR/GlpR family DNA-binding transcription regulator: protein MSKRNTPQRRHNILALLAEQGEVSVDELAKRFETSEVTIRKDLAALESNGLLLRRYGGAITMPQELVSDVPQPVSLYKQAIARAAVGLIKEHARIIIDSGSTTASMIPQLGQQPGLVVMTNSLHVANALSELEHEPVLLMTGGTWDPHSESFQGQVAEQVLRSYDFDQLFIGADGIDLQRGTTTFNELLGLSRVMADVAREVIVMVESDKIGRKIPNLELPWSSVHTLITDDRLPLEAREQIQARGITLLCAALS, encoded by the coding sequence ATGTCTAAACGCAACACGCCACAACGCAGACACAACATCCTGGCCTTGCTTGCTGAGCAAGGTGAAGTCAGTGTGGATGAACTGGCCAAGCGCTTCGAAACCTCTGAGGTTACGATTCGCAAGGATTTGGCTGCACTCGAAAGTAACGGTCTGTTATTACGGCGTTACGGCGGGGCTATTACCATGCCGCAAGAACTGGTCAGTGATGTACCCCAACCGGTTTCTCTTTATAAACAAGCCATCGCCCGTGCGGCCGTAGGCCTGATTAAAGAGCACGCACGCATCATCATCGATAGCGGCAGCACCACGGCCTCGATGATTCCACAGCTAGGCCAGCAACCCGGCCTGGTAGTGATGACCAACTCCCTGCACGTCGCCAACGCACTCAGCGAACTGGAACATGAGCCTGTGTTGCTGATGACCGGTGGCACCTGGGATCCGCACTCCGAGTCCTTTCAGGGACAGGTTGCCGAACAGGTGTTGCGCTCTTACGACTTCGATCAACTGTTCATCGGTGCTGATGGCATAGACCTGCAGCGCGGCACGACAACTTTTAACGAGTTGTTGGGTCTGAGCCGGGTCATGGCTGACGTCGCACGTGAAGTGATCGTAATGGTCGAGTCGGACAAGATTGGTCGCAAGATACCCAACCTGGAACTGCCCTGGAGCAGCGTCCATACCCTTATTACAGATGATCGCTTGCCGCTTGAGGCTCGCGAACAGATTCAGGCCCGGGGCATAACACTGTTATGCGCGGCCCTAAGCTAG